The following are encoded in a window of Arthrobacter woluwensis genomic DNA:
- a CDS encoding alpha/beta hydrolase, producing the protein MSNEALHPEQSAISHDAFSSDGHGPRARVGVVMSHGFTGSPHGLRDWATHLADAGFTVRMPLLPGHGTTWQDMSTRSWQEWYQAYEASYQELVPLCDTIVTAGLSMGGCLALRLAALKPVAGTVVVNPGLVIDDWRAPLSGLLKHLVKSTPSIANDILKPGVDEGAYTRTPTASVHELHKLFANTRELLPRISTPVHLFRSRTDHIVGDSSVRALQNGLRDGLLDIEWLENSLHVATVDNDAPLIFDGSVRFIDSLGARR; encoded by the coding sequence ATGAGCAATGAGGCACTGCATCCGGAGCAATCGGCCATCTCTCACGACGCGTTCAGCAGCGACGGGCACGGTCCGCGCGCCCGTGTGGGCGTGGTCATGTCCCACGGCTTCACGGGAAGCCCGCACGGCCTCCGGGACTGGGCCACTCACCTGGCGGACGCAGGCTTCACGGTGCGGATGCCACTGCTGCCCGGACACGGCACCACCTGGCAGGACATGTCGACCCGCAGCTGGCAGGAGTGGTACCAGGCCTACGAGGCCAGCTACCAGGAACTCGTGCCGCTGTGCGACACGATCGTCACGGCCGGTCTCTCGATGGGCGGCTGTCTCGCCCTACGGCTCGCCGCGCTCAAACCCGTGGCCGGGACCGTGGTGGTCAACCCGGGCCTCGTGATCGACGACTGGCGCGCCCCGCTCTCCGGCCTGCTCAAGCACCTCGTGAAGTCGACGCCGTCCATCGCGAACGACATCCTCAAACCCGGCGTCGACGAGGGCGCCTACACCCGCACGCCCACCGCGTCCGTCCATGAGCTGCACAAGCTCTTCGCGAACACGCGGGAGCTGCTCCCTCGCATCAGCACGCCGGTGCACCTGTTCCGCTCGCGCACGGACCACATCGTGGGTGATTCAAGCGTCCGCGCCCTGCAGAACGGATTGCGTGACGGGCTGCTGGACATCGAGTGGCTGGAGAACAGCCTGCACGTCGCCACCGTGGACAACGACGCCCCTCTCATCTTCGACGGCAGCGTCCGTTTCATCGACTCCCTGGGGGCGAGGCGATGA
- a CDS encoding lysophospholipid acyltransferase family protein encodes MFYWLMKNVIIGPLVKLIFRPWVKGLDNIPQEGGAILASNHLSFSDSVFMPLEVPRPVVFLAKSDYFTGRGLKGRLTAAFFRLTNQLPMDRSGGAASSLSLGAGAEVLKNGELLGIYPEGTRSPDGRLYRGKVGVARLALECRVPIIPVAMIGTDKVQPIGRTVPSIRRIGVIFGEPLDFSHLADRAEEYEVQRQVVDAVMERLMRLSGQEYVDKYAATVKAEAAAAAAGIRPDDGEHPASS; translated from the coding sequence ATGTTCTATTGGCTGATGAAGAACGTGATCATCGGGCCATTGGTCAAGCTGATCTTCCGCCCCTGGGTCAAAGGCCTGGACAACATCCCCCAGGAGGGCGGCGCCATCCTGGCCTCGAACCATCTCTCCTTCTCCGATTCGGTCTTCATGCCGCTCGAAGTGCCGCGTCCGGTGGTCTTCCTGGCCAAGAGTGACTACTTCACCGGGCGTGGCCTGAAAGGCCGGCTGACGGCGGCCTTCTTCCGGCTGACGAACCAGCTCCCGATGGACCGCTCGGGCGGCGCCGCCTCCAGTCTGTCCCTCGGCGCGGGCGCGGAGGTGCTGAAGAACGGCGAACTGCTCGGCATCTACCCCGAAGGCACCCGCAGCCCGGACGGCCGCCTGTACCGGGGCAAGGTCGGCGTGGCCCGTCTGGCCCTCGAATGCCGGGTCCCGATCATCCCCGTGGCCATGATCGGGACGGACAAGGTGCAGCCGATCGGCCGCACGGTCCCCAGCATCCGCCGCATCGGCGTCATCTTCGGCGAACCGCTCGACTTCAGTCACCTGGCCGACCGTGCCGAGGAGTACGAGGTGCAGCGGCAGGTGGTGGACGCCGTGATGGAGCGGCTCATGAGGCTCTCCGGGCAGGAGTACGTGGACAAGTACGCCGCCACGGTCAAGGCGGAGGCGGCCGCGGCCGCGGCAGGGATCCGGCCCGACGACGGCGAGCACCCGGCGTCGTCCTGA
- a CDS encoding ROK family glucokinase codes for MQHTIPRAGRRPSLAIGIDIGGTKVAAGLVDQHGRILRSERRETPGQDAERVEEVIAELVEELSSGRRGAPVGIGAAGWMDLDGGTVLFSPHLAWRNEPLRARLEEKLRRRVHVVNDADAAAWAEWRFGAGQGESRLVCITLGTGIGGAMVNDGHLERGRFGVAGEFGHAIMVPGGHRCECGNRGCWEQYASGNALGRDARELAAANSPMAQEILAAAHGDVHRITGALITRLALEGEAQSRELVADVGEWLGLGLANLAAALDPGTFVIGGGLSTAGDLLLDAAERTFHRNLTGRGFRPVARVALAKLGPDAGLVGAADLARNAARRVPLRGAPTLKAPWSARGSGPRPRAGG; via the coding sequence ATGCAGCACACCATCCCGCGCGCCGGCCGCAGACCGTCGCTGGCCATCGGCATCGACATCGGCGGCACCAAGGTGGCGGCGGGCCTGGTGGACCAGCACGGCCGGATTCTCCGCTCGGAACGCCGCGAGACCCCGGGCCAGGACGCCGAGCGGGTGGAGGAGGTCATCGCGGAGCTCGTCGAAGAGCTGAGCAGTGGCCGCCGCGGCGCCCCGGTGGGCATCGGCGCGGCGGGCTGGATGGACCTCGACGGCGGCACCGTCCTCTTCAGCCCGCACCTCGCCTGGCGCAATGAGCCTCTGCGCGCCCGGCTGGAGGAGAAGCTCCGTCGCCGCGTGCACGTGGTCAATGACGCGGACGCCGCCGCCTGGGCCGAATGGCGCTTCGGGGCGGGCCAGGGGGAGTCCCGGCTCGTCTGCATCACCCTCGGCACGGGGATCGGCGGGGCCATGGTGAACGACGGGCACCTGGAGCGCGGGAGGTTCGGCGTCGCGGGGGAGTTCGGGCACGCGATCATGGTCCCCGGAGGCCACCGCTGCGAATGCGGCAACCGTGGCTGCTGGGAGCAGTACGCCTCGGGCAACGCGCTCGGCCGGGACGCCCGCGAGCTGGCCGCCGCCAACTCGCCGATGGCCCAGGAGATCCTGGCCGCCGCCCACGGCGACGTGCACCGGATCACGGGGGCTCTCATCACCCGCCTGGCGCTCGAGGGAGAGGCTCAGAGCCGCGAACTCGTGGCCGACGTCGGGGAGTGGCTCGGGCTCGGCCTGGCCAACCTCGCAGCGGCGCTCGACCCGGGAACCTTCGTGATCGGCGGCGGCCTGTCCACGGCGGGGGACCTGCTGCTCGACGCCGCGGAGCGGACCTTCCACCGCAACCTCACGGGGCGCGGGTTCAGGCCGGTGGCGCGGGTCGCCCTCGCGAAGCTCGGTCCGGACGCCGGGCTCGTCGGCGCCGCGGACCTCGCGCGGAACGCGGCCAGGCGGGTTCCCTTGCGCGGTGCGCCGACGCTCAAGGCGCCGTGGAGCGCCCGCGGTTCCGGGCCGAGGCCGCGCGCCGGCGGTTGA